The Oncorhynchus nerka isolate Pitt River linkage group LG9a, Oner_Uvic_2.0, whole genome shotgun sequence genome has a segment encoding these proteins:
- the LOC115117753 gene encoding uncharacterized protein LOC115117753 — MQAIQQWIKESKGTVPDNLVSNVACSVCLLGLEKILEMEFICPCDPATKAWFVLAIFIAPAIITFIVMLKVQGPSCNQGTMKCFSSCLIPPLMWSIILFFDGRYFACVMTNWNETAVILNEQSPKKMCTQEETDNNQNFHYQKLKSQIIAMAIISAVGVIVLGFLCKGFIDSCRGAEQAAAAEGGGAAVGGAAGGGAAGGAEQAAAAGGGGAAVGGEAGGGAAGGAAPGAAAGGAAAGGAAAGAAAGGAAAGGAAAGAAAGGVAAGGAAAGGAAAGGAAGGVAAGGAAGGAAAGGGAGGGAAEAGQASEVGGGGRGGAAAGGETAEAGQAAEAGQASDATGAGGGTSEAFGETGGGASEAFGETGGGASEAFGETGGGASEALGETGGGASEALGETGGGASEAFGETGGGASEALGETGGGASEALGETGGGASEALGETGGGASEALGETGGGASEALGETGGGASEALGETGGGASEALGETGGGASEALGETGGGASEALGEADSLLQESDKLKRIQVRL, encoded by the exons ATGCAGGCGATACAACAATGGATCAAAGAATCGAAGGGAACGGTCCCGGATAATCTTGTGTCTAATGTGGCTTGTAGCGTCTGCCTTCTGGGCTTGGAGAAGATTCTGGAGATGGAGTTTATCTGTCCCTGCGATCCTGCAACGAAAGCTTGGTTCGTGTTAGCAATATTCATCGCTCCCGCAATCATAACATTCATAGTGATGCTAAAAGTACAAGGACCTAGTTGTAACCAAGGAACGATGAAGTGTTTTAGTTCATGTCTCATCCCTCCCTTGATGTGGTCGATCATACTGTTCTTCGATGGCAGGTACTTTGCTTGTGTAATGACAAACTGGAATGAAACAGCTGTCATTCTTAATGAACAGTCTCCTAAGAAAATGTGTACGCAAGAAGAGACTGATAACAATCAGAATTTCCATTATCAGAAACTCAAATCTCAG ATCATTGCTATGGCTATTATCTCGGCCGTAGGAGTGATAGTCTTAGGATTCCTATGCAAAGGCTTCATCGACTCCTGCAGAGGAGCAgaacaagcagcagcagcagaaggaGGAGGGGCAGCAGTaggaggagcagcaggaggaggagcagctgGAGGAGCAgaacaagcagcagcagcaggaggaggaggagcagcagtaggaggagaagcaggaggaggagcagcaggaggagcagcaccaggagcagcagcaggaggagcagccgcaggaggagcagcagcaggagcagcagcaggaggagcagccgcaggaggagcagcagcaggagcagcagcaggaggagtagcagcaggaggagcagcagcaggaggagcagccgcaggaggagcagcaggaggagtagcagcaggaggagcagcaggaggagcagccgcaggaggaggagcaggaggaggagcagcagaaGCAGGACAGGCATCAGAAGTTGGAGGAGGCGGACGAggaggagcagcagcaggaggagaaaCAGCAGAAGCAGGACAAGCAGCAGAAGCAGGACAGGCATCAGACGCaacaggagcaggaggaggaacaTCAGAAGCATtcggagaaacaggaggaggagcatCAGAAGCATttggagaaacaggaggaggagcatCAGAAGCATttggagaaacaggaggaggagcatCAGAAGCAttaggagaaacaggaggaggagcatCAGAAGCAttaggagaaacaggaggaggagcatCAGAAGCATttggagaaacaggaggaggagcatCAGAAGCAttaggagaaacaggaggaggagcatCAGAAGCAttaggagaaacaggaggaggagcatCAGAAGCAttaggagaaacaggaggaggagcatCAGAAGCAttaggagaaacaggaggaggagcatCAGAAGCAttaggagaaacaggaggaggagcatCAGAAGCAttaggagaaacaggaggaggagcatCAGAAGCAttaggagaaacaggaggaggagcatCAGAAGCAttaggagaaacaggaggaggagcatCAGAAGCATTAGGAGAAGCAGATTCTTTGCTTCAGGAGTCTGACAAGTTAAAAAGGATTCAGGTTAGGCTTTAG
- the LOC115117755 gene encoding RNA-binding protein 25-like, with product MVPWHFNYREKERSRPYYREKERSRPYYREKERSRPYCREKERSRPYYREKERSRPYYREKERSRPYCREKERSRPYCREKERSRPYYREKERSRPYYREKERSRPYYREKERSRPYCREKERSRPYYREKERSRPYCREKERSRPYYREKERSRPYYREKERSRPYYREKERSRPYYREKERSRPYYREKERSRPYCREKERSRPYYREKERSRPYCRKKEGQQGRTFQKSHCSGSALGHLCGTHIFLVLKMLLHRTANRDNRAAEGS from the exons ATGGTACCTTGGCACTTCAACTatcgggagaaggagaggagcaggccctactatcgggagaaggagaggagcaggccctactatcgggagaaggagaggagcaggccctactgtcgggagaaggagaggagcaggccctactatcgggagaaggagaggagcaggccctactatcgggagaaggagaggagcaggccctactgtcgggagaaggagaggagcaggccctactgtcgggagaaggagaggagcaggccctactatcgggagaaggagaggagcaggccctactatcgggagaaggagaggagcaggccctactatcgggagaaggagaggagcaggccctactgtcgggagaaggagaggagcaggccctactatcgggagaaggagaggagcaggccctactgtcgggagaaggagaggagcaggccctactatcgggagaaggagaggagcaggccctactatcgggagaaggagaggagcaggccctactatcgggagaaggagaggagcaggccctactatcgggagaaggagaggagcaggccctactatcgggagaaggagaggagcaggccctactgtcgggagaaggagaggagcaggccctactatcgggagaaggagaggagcaggccctactgtcggaagAAGGAGGGGCAACAGGGGAGAACCTTTCAAAAAA GTCATTGCTCTGGCTCTGCTCTTGGTCATCTTTGCGGCACTCACATTTTTCTTGTGCTTAAAATGCTGCTGCACAGGACTGCAAACAGAGATAACAGAGCAGCAGAAGGAAGTTGA